A window of Leptotrichia wadei contains these coding sequences:
- a CDS encoding ankyrin repeat domain-containing protein yields the protein MSEYTTIWEAVRFGTLKNVIEIFKKGDEKIGDASGDSILFDALANTNSFARYEITNFLINKGADVKAVTEDGISLFFPLFSYGWTDIVKTTILCKTLLEKGADITTIYKKEKTVSFKELFNIGAPEMEMLPLYQLIFSQPGLPLLVKDKWGLTVIEFARRSNRPIAVKMMEDYVKKYNLKEDS from the coding sequence ATGTCAGAATATACAACAATTTGGGAAGCAGTAAGATTTGGAACATTAAAAAATGTTATAGAAATATTCAAAAAAGGAGATGAAAAAATTGGAGATGCATCAGGAGATAGTATATTATTTGATGCATTAGCAAATACTAATAGCTTTGCACGTTATGAAATTACTAATTTTTTAATAAATAAAGGAGCTGATGTTAAAGCAGTAACAGAAGATGGGATAAGTTTATTTTTTCCGTTATTCTCATATGGTTGGACAGATATAGTAAAAACAACAATATTATGTAAAACATTATTGGAAAAAGGTGCAGATATAACAACAATATATAAGAAAGAGAAAACGGTTTCTTTCAAGGAATTATTTAATATTGGTGCTCCTGAAATGGAAATGTTACCACTATATCAGCTAATATTTTCTCAACCAGGACTTCCTCTTTTAGTAAAGGATAAATGGGGATTAACAGTAATTGAATTTGCCAGAAGATCTAATAGGCCAATAGCAGTGAAAATGATGGAAGATTATGTAAAAAAATATAATTTGAAAGAAGACAGTTAG